The Propionibacterium freudenreichii subsp. freudenreichii genome contains a region encoding:
- a CDS encoding ABC transporter permease — protein sequence MVRLILRRIAGWAAMIVVATNATYFLAVAFLDPRSNYRDTRPVPSEIHIDQALAPYNLDPRVPVLERWWHWLSDIVLHFDWGRSPTGGSVNAEVGYRVFTSAELVLLATVLSVVIGVGLGVVSALHQYRPADRILQSVSVILYNVPTVVAALFLVFGAIRLNDAVGRRIFFVTGSSSPDVTGFWATLGDTLAHLLLPTICLTVLGYVGYHLTQRSLLLDTINADFVRTARATGLTRAQAVRRHALRASLIPTATSVAFSIPGIFTGAVLTESIFGWHGMGEYFTLTLSKNDVHGVVAVAAFGALMTAIGAVLADIATAFLDPRVRLR from the coding sequence GTGGTCAGACTCATCCTCAGACGAATCGCCGGCTGGGCGGCGATGATCGTCGTCGCCACCAATGCCACGTATTTCCTCGCGGTGGCATTCCTCGATCCCCGATCCAACTACCGGGACACCCGCCCCGTCCCCAGCGAGATCCATATCGACCAGGCCCTGGCTCCCTACAACCTCGACCCGAGGGTTCCCGTCCTGGAACGCTGGTGGCACTGGCTCAGCGACATCGTGCTGCACTTCGACTGGGGACGCTCCCCCACCGGTGGATCGGTCAACGCGGAGGTCGGGTACCGGGTCTTCACCAGCGCCGAACTGGTCCTACTGGCCACCGTCCTGTCGGTGGTCATCGGGGTGGGCCTGGGCGTGGTGAGCGCGCTTCACCAGTACCGACCTGCCGATCGCATCCTGCAGAGTGTCTCCGTCATCCTCTACAACGTTCCGACCGTAGTGGCGGCCCTGTTCCTAGTGTTCGGGGCGATCCGCCTCAATGACGCCGTCGGCCGGCGCATCTTCTTCGTCACCGGCTCCAGCTCCCCCGACGTCACCGGCTTCTGGGCCACCCTGGGCGACACCCTCGCCCACCTCCTGCTGCCGACGATCTGTCTCACCGTGCTCGGCTACGTCGGCTACCACCTGACCCAGCGGTCCCTGCTCCTGGACACCATCAATGCCGACTTCGTGCGCACCGCCCGGGCCACCGGGCTCACCCGCGCCCAGGCCGTCCGGCGGCACGCTCTGAGGGCCTCGCTCATCCCCACCGCCACCTCCGTCGCCTTCTCCATCCCCGGTATTTTCACCGGAGCGGTCCTCACCGAGAGCATCTTCGGCTGGCACGGCATGGGCGAGTACTTCACATTGACCCTCAGCAAGAATGATGTTCACGGCGTGGTCGCCGTCGCTGCCTTCGGGGCACTCATGACGGCGATCGGCGCCGTTCTCGCCGATATCGCCACCGCATTCCTCGACCCGAGAGTGAGGCTACGATGA